A genomic segment from Spinacia oleracea cultivar Varoflay chromosome 3, BTI_SOV_V1, whole genome shotgun sequence encodes:
- the LOC110795851 gene encoding uncharacterized protein, translating to MARKTGAKSQANKHGNGTGKPRGPSSDSQALKTRSLDEVLGVEALDFGLENEVFTPKSSLKQLQVRSEARNSFNEFMEVIHGTQSRARSSSSRPNMDVGMISVPILQHFEDEIVVDNNVNESAGLADDNIMPVQIELDDIQSEIDFWNSAVVCYVVGANPPINVMEGYVRRIWGGGGLKVDKVVLVKKGVYLVRFLSMESRDKVLQGHYFFDSKPLIVKPWDQDLDMDKEEVQVVPIWIQLKLNFKYWSEKALFKIVSQVGKPIKRDYATTCRDKIQFARVMVEVPMEKILPDHLFFMDEHGEKVKVDLRYEWKPTLCNKCKMVGHAEAECRQGKSRKVWVQKQTEGVAQPQKETIATEVDQEGFQRALRPIRARADSMEPTQIANPFDILQNEEMVDTSVNVTGGGGNLSRQEGLVGLLEHKVKGANLGKLYQRVFTGWCFTGNVSFHKGGRIVVAWKPGSFTVSVVAVTAQLIHCHVTPISGKNGFYCTFVYAFNECKQRIELWRDLKVLNTQDPWIMCGDFNCVMASNERIGAPVRQAEINDINSCMHVCSMEDVKSVGNMFTWNNKQQGSARVFSKLDRVLANPAWQSEYVDAEVCFMNEGDFDHFPGLLTVYPRSAGGRKPFRYFTMWKSAPTFDTIIKDVWREHLSGSKMYVLVTKLKKVKVGLKELNKKGFTDIQAAEIKAHQAMLDAQQAMHSNPANQHLADLELDAIKEYKLHHQVYMDFLKQKAKLDWIKSGDENTSLFHQSIKARNVQNHVYSIYDMHGKWQDTPEAVSDAFLDYYKQLLGTTQAGRRSVIKEVVLAGLVLTEHHRALLNAHYSREEVKNALFSIPGTKAPGPDGFGSFFYKDSWHIVGDEVIDAVLDVLNNGKLLKEINHTVITLIPKTKCPKNVSEFRPISCCNTLYKCVTKVMCGRLRQVLPDLILENQGGFVHGRYIAHNIMVVQDLVRHYGRKYVQPSCLLKVDLQKAYDTVD from the exons ATGGCAAGAAAAACTGGGGCAAAATCTCAAGCAAACAAGCATGGAAATGGAACTGGCAAACCTCGTGGTCCTTCTTCTGATTCACAGGCGCTCAAAACACGCTCGTTGGATGAAGTTTTGGGGGTAGAGgcgttggattttggattggaaAACGAGGTTTTCACTCCAAAATCTTCATTGAAGCAGCTTCAAGTTCGATCGGAAGCTCGAAATTCTTTCAATGAATTCATGGAGGTCATCCATGGAACGCAGAGTCGAGCTCGATCTTCAAGTTCTCGTCCAAATATGGATGTAGGTATGATCTCTGTTCCCATATTGCAACATTTTGAGGATGAAATAGTTGTTGATAATAATGTGAATGAATCTGCTGGGTTAGCTGATGATAATATCATGCCAGTTCAAATTGAGTTGGATGATATTCAGAGTGAAATAGATTTTTGGAATTCTGCAGTTGTGTGCTATGTTGTAGGAGCTAATCCCCCAATTAATGTGATGGAGGGTTATGTTAGGAgaatttgggggggggggggattgaAGGTGGATAAGGTGGTGCTAGTGAAGAAGGGTGTATATCTGGTGCGATTTTTGTCTATGGAATCAAGGGATAAAGTGCTGCAGGGGCATTATTTCTTTGATAGCAAACCCTTGATTGTGAAACCTTGGGATCAGGATCTGGATATGGATAAAGAGGAGGTGCAAGTTGTTCCCATTTGGATTCAGTTGAAGCTGAATTTCAAATACTGGAGTGAAAAGGCATTATTCAAAATTGTGAGTCAGGTGGGAAAACCAATCAAAAGAGACTATGCTACCACATGTAGAGATAAAATTCAGTTTGCTAGAGTTATGGTGGAAGTTCCCATGGAGAAAATCTTACCTGATCACTTATTCTTCATGGATGAACATGGTGAAAAGGTTAAGGTGGATCTGAGATATGAATGGAAGCCTACTCTATGTAATAAATGCAAGATGGTGGGGCATGCTGAAGCAGAATGCAGGCAAGGTAAGAGTAGGAAGGTGTGGGTGCAGAAACAGACAGAAGGGGTTGCTCAACCACAGAAAGAGACTATAGCCACTGAGGTGGATCAGGAAGGTTTTCAAAGGGCTTTGAGACCAATTAGGGCCAGAGCTGATTCAATGGAACCAACCCAAATTGCTAACCCTTTTGATATACTGCAGAATGAAGAGATGGTTGACACTAGTGTTAATGTGACAGGTGGGGGAGGGAACTTGAGTAGACAGGAGG GGTTGGTTGGGCTCCTTGAACATAAGGTGAAGGGTGCTAATCTTGGAAAGCTTTACCAAAGAGTATTTACAGGCTGGTGTTTTACAGGAAATGTTAGTTTTCACAAGGGAGGAAGAATAGTGGTAGCTTGGAAACCTGGAAGCTTTACAGTGAGTGTTGTAGCTGTTACAGCTCAGTTGATACATTGTCATGTTACCCCCATTAGTGGTAAAAATGGCTTCTATTGCACTTTTGTTTATGCATTCAATGAATGCAAGCAGAGAATTGAGCTATGGAGAGACTTGAAGGTTTTAAACACACAGGATCCTTGGATTATGTGTGGTGACTTTAATTGTGTTATGGCTAGTAATGAGAGAATAGGGGCACCTGTCAGACAAGCTGAAATCAATGATATTAATAGTTGTATGCATGTTTGTAGTATGGAAGATGTGAAGAGTGTAGGGAACATGTTCACTTGGAATAACAAACAGCAGGGCTCTGCTAGAGTGTTTTCTAAGTTGGATAGGGTGTTAGCTAATCCAGCATGGCAGAGTGAGTATGTGGATGCAGAGGTATGTTTTATGAATGAGGGTGATTTTGATCATTTCCCTGGCTTGCTTACAGTTTATCCAAGATCTGCAGGAGGGAGGAAGCCCTTTAGATACTTTACAATGTGGAAGTCAGCTCCCACTTTTGATACCATCATTAAGGATGTATGGAGGGAACATTTATCTGGAAGTAAGATGTATGTCTTAGTGACTAAATTGAAGAAGGTGAAAGTTGGTCTGAAAGAGCTCAATAAGAAGGGCTTTACTGACATTCAGGCTGCTGAAATTAAAGCTCATCAGGCAATGTTAGATGCTCAGCAAGCCATGCATTCAAATCCTGCAAATCAGCATCTAGCTGATCTGGAGTTAGATGCCATCAAGGAATATAAATTACATCATCAAGTGTATATGGACTTTTTGAAGCAAAAAGCCAAGCTGGATTGGATCAAATCTGGTGATGAGAACACTTCTTTATTTCATCAGAGTATCAAGGCCAGAAATGTTCAGAATCATGTTTACAGCATATATGATATGCATGGAAAATGGCAAGATACTCCAGAAGCAGTTTCTGATGCTTTTCTTGATTATTATAAGCAGTTACTGGGTACAACTCAAGCTGGAAGAAGATCTGTAATCAAAGAGGTGGTGTTGGCTGGCCTAGTGCTTACTGAACATCACAGAGCTCTTCTCAATGCACATTACTCTAGAGAGGAAGTGAAGAATGCTCTATTCTCCATTCCTGGAACTAAAGCTCCTGGACCAGATGGTTTTGGTTCTTTCTTTTATAAGGATTCTTGGCATATAGTGGGAGATGAGGTAATTGATGCAGTTCTTGATGTGCTGAATAATGGTAAGCTTTTAAAGGAGATTAATCATACAGTCATCACTTTAATTCCGAAAACAAAATGCCCCAAAAATGTTAGTGAGTTTAGACCTATCTCATGCTGTAATACACTTTATAAATGTGTTACTAAGGTGATGTGTGGTAGATTGAGACAGGTGTTGCCAGACTTGATTCTTGAGAATCAAGGGGGGTTTGTGCATGGAAGATATATTGCTCATAACATCATGGTAGTGCAGGATTTAGTAAGGCATTATGGAAGGAAATATGTTCAGCCTAGTTGCCTGTTAAAAGTTGATTTGCAAAAGGCTTATGACACAGTAGATTAG
- the LOC110795847 gene encoding inorganic pyrophosphatase TTM1: MGENASNGFESPRPRSNLLRDQVQLVKRKDSDRCEIVPIDAHLKFEKGFFVVIRACQLLAQNNEGIILVGVAGPSGAGKTVFTEKMLNFMPSIAVISMDNYNDSSRIIDGNFDDPRLTDYVTLLQNIHDLRSGQPIEVPIYDFKSSSRTGYRTIEVPSSRIVIIEGIYALSEKLRPFLDLRVSITGGVHFDLVKRVLRDIQRAGQDPEEIIHQISETVYPMYKAFIEPDLQTAHIKIVNKFNPFTGFQNPTYILKSTKIVEDEQIKSVMLEEHKEINEETYDIYLLPPGEDPEACQSYLRMRNRDGKYNLMFEEWVTDTPFIISPRISFEVSVRLLGGLMALGYTIATILKRRSHIFSDDKVIVKIDWLEQLNRQYIQVQGKDRSYIKFVAEQLGLDGTYVSRTYIEQIQLEKLVNDVMALPDDLKTKLSIDDEIASSPKEALSRASADWRVKYLHEPNSPSHPKSRNVSRSFSTHREKVLSRLTRLNVDERSFNGNVPRSPAGAANQGAVTHLSEQISTLNERMDELTSCIEALNSKVSIETVSSSQQNLALQSETCNGSTPQLLMAGGLSNGPMTGGLLSRSSSASQLAKDSQVIEEVMVVSRGQRQIMHQLDTLSSLLHEYFGEKSRNDRTDRTFDSLSIAIAIPLFATVAVGGLGALLFRSFPSQK; encoded by the exons ATGGGTGAAAATGCTTCAAATGGGTTTGAATCTCCTCGGCCGCGGTCTAACCTATTGAGGGATCAAGTCCAGTTAGTGAAGAGAAAAGACTCTGATCGTTGTGAGATTGTCCCAATTGACGCTCACTTAAAATTTGAGAAGGGATTTTTTGTAGTGATCCGTGCTTGTCAGTTGTTAGCCCAGAATAATGAGGGAATAATATTAGTTGGAGTTGCTGGTCCTTCAGGTGCTGGGAAGACCGTGTTTACTGAAAAGATGCTCAACTTTATGCCTAGTATTGCTGTTATATCAATGGACAATTATAATGACTCCAGCCGAATCATTGATGGGAATTTTGATG ATCCACGGTTGACAGATTATGTCACACTACTTCAAAATATACATGATCTGAGATCTGGACAGCCTATTGAGGTTCCAATATATGATTTCAAGTCCAGCTCTCGAACGGGCTACAG AACAATTGAAGTACCCAGCTCTCGTATAGTAATCATCGAGGGTATCTATGCATTGAGTGAAAAGTTGAGGCCTTTCCTGGATCTTCGTGTGTCTATTACCGGTGGAGTACATTTTGACTTGGTGAAACGTGTTTTACGAGACATTCAACGTGCTGGCCAGGATCCTGAAGAAATAATTCATCAGATTTCTGAAACG GTGTATCCTATGTATAAGGCATTTATCGAGCCTGATCTTCAAACAGCTCATATAAAGATTGTCAACAAGTTCAATCCTTTTACTGGCTTTCAGAACCCCACATATATTTTGAAG TCAACAAAGATTGTGGAAGATGAGCAAATCAAATCAGTGATGTTAGAAGAACACAAGGAAATTAACGAGGAAACATATGATATATACCTTCTACCACCTGGCGAAGATCCTGAAGCTTGCCAGTCATACCTAAGAATGAGGAACAGAGATGGAAAATACAATCTGATGTTTGAG GAATGGGTTACAGACACTCCCTTTATAATATCACCTAGAATCAGTTTTGAAGTCAGCGTCCGTCTTCTTGGTGGTTTGATGGCTTTGGGGTACACTATTGCGACCATCTTGAAAAGAAGAAGCCATATCTTTTCTGATGATAAAGTTATTGTGAAAATTGATTGGCTAGAACAGCTAAATCGCCAATACATCCAG GTTCAAGGAAAAGATCGGTCATATATTAAGTTTGTAGCTGAGCAGCTGGGTTTGGATGGTACATATGTTTCGCGTACTTACATCGAACAAATCCAGCTGGAGAAACTTGTGAATGATGTCATG GCTTTGCCAGATGACTTGAAGACAAAGCTCAGCATAGATGATGAAATAGCTTCTAGTCCTAAAGAGGCACTTTCTCGAGCCTCTGCAGATTGGAGGGTCAAATATCTGCACGAACCTAATTCTCCATCTCATCCTAAGTCAAG AAATGTTTCACGTTCATTCTCAACACACCGAGAGAAGGTCCTGTCCAGACTGACAAGGCTTAATGTGGATGAAAGAAGTTTTAATGGAAATGTCCCCCGGTCACCTGCTGGCGCTGCAAACCAA GGAGCTGTGACTCACCTGTCAGAGCAAATATCCACGTTGAACGAGAGAATGGATGAATTAACATCTTGTATAGAAGCGCTGAACTCCAAGGTTTCCATTGAGACGGTTTCTTCTAGCCAACAAAACTTGGCTCTACAGTCTGAAACATGTAATGGCTCAACTCCTCAACTTCTGATGGCTGGTGGACTAAGCAATGGTCCAATGACTGGTGGGCTATTATCTCGTTCCTCATCTGCTTCCCAGTTGGCCAAGGATTCTCAAGTTATCGAAGAG GTAATGGTTGTATCAAGAGGGCAACGCCAGATTATGCATCAGCTGGATACACTGAGCAGCCTTCTCCACGAGTACTTTGGAGAGAAATCCCGCAATGACAGAACAGATAGAACTTTTGATTCTTTATCAATTGCCATTGCCATCCCTCTTTTTGCAACCGTAGCTGTTGGTGGTTTAGGAGCTCTTTTATTTAGAAGCTTTCCCTCTCAAAAATAG
- the LOC110795855 gene encoding polygalacturonase-like, whose amino-acid sequence MEKSTMITLTFSLILIFLPSLTIGLSTYNVVSLGAKPDGKTDSTEVFVKAWNEACGSLGKSRIVVPEGRYLIQNAIKFDGRKCRSVAITFDVKGTLVAPSDFHALSSSATWLWFDSVNGVTLSGGKFDGKGVSLWNCKMSGKGGCPKGASTLAFTNSKNIVVRGLTSINSQLFHIVFNGCNNVKLQSVKVLASGNSPNTDGIHVQASNGVTIFKSKISTGDDCISVGAGTTDLWIEDILCGPGHGISIGSLAKDMNELGVENVTVKDVTFVGTQNGVRIKSWARPSNGFVKKVVFQHCTMINVQNPIIIDQNYCPSNKGCPGKESGVKISDITYEDIHGSSATEVAVKFDCSSKHPCENIKLDNVKLTYKNQPSISSCTYADGSTNGLIEPKGCL is encoded by the exons ATGGAGAAGTCAACAATGATAACATTGACATTTTCTCTAATCTTAATATTTCTCCCATCTTTGACGATCGGATTATCCACGTATAATGTGGTAAGCCTAGGAGCAAAACCCGATGGGAAAACGGACTCAACCGAGGTTTTTGTCAAGGCATGGAATGAAGCTTGTGGTTCTTTGGGAAAGTCTAGAATTGTAGTTCCTGAAGGAAGGTACTTAATACAAAATGCCATTAAATTTGATGGAAGAAAGTGTAGGAGTGTAGCTATTACTTTCGATGTTAAGGGCACTCTTGTAGCACCATCTGATTTCCATGCCCTTAGTAGCTCAGCAACTTGGCTATGGTTTGATTCAGTAAATGGAGTTACTCTATCTGGTGGCAAGTTTGATGGCAAAGGTGTTTCTTTGTGGAATTGCAAGATGTCCGGAAAGGGTGGTTGCCCAAAAGGTGCTTCG ACATTGGCGTTCACAAACTCCAAAAATATAGTGGTAAGAGGCTTAACATCAATAAACAGCCAATTATTCCACATTGTGTTTAATGGTTGCAACAACGTGAAATTACAAAGTGTAAAAGTGTTAGCTTCTGGTAATAGCCCTAACACAGATGGTATTCATGTACAAGCTTCAAATGGTGTAACTATATTCAAATCCAAGATTAGTACCGGCGACGATTGTATTTCAGTGGGTGCTGGTACTACAGATCTTTGGATTGAGGATATCCTTTGTGGTCCAGGTCATGGCATCAG CATAGGGAGTTTAGCGAAAGATATGAATGAACTCGGTGTAGAAAACGTGACAGTAAAAGATGTTACATTTGTTGGCACCCAAAATGGTGTTAGGATAAAGTCGTGGGCGAGACCTAGCAATGGTTTTGTGAAGAAAGTTGTCTTCCAACATTGTACAATGATCAATGTACAAAATCCTATAATAATTGACCAAAACTATTGCCCTAGTAACAAAGGTTGTCCAGGAAAG GAATCTGGGGTGAAAATTAGCGACATCACATATGAAGATATTCATGGATCATCGGCTACAGAAGTGGCAGTAAAATTTGATTGCAGCTCAAAACATCCGTGTGAAAACATAAAATTAGATAATGTAAAGCTCACATACAAGAACCAGCCATCAATATCATCTTGTACTTATGCTGATGGGTCTACAAATGGTTTGATCGAGCCCAAGGGTTGTTTGTAG
- the LOC110795852 gene encoding uncharacterized protein — protein MAQYSVKQVYNKLVGDKPHVQWDKVVWNRLNVPKHRFICWLAMQDRLQTTAKLAKIGVSTSTDCLICKQAAEIHEHLFFSCQYSQMCFQDLAAWLNIRNVNTGLHNVINTIKRGKHSKFRNQVCYAGVTALVYLIWKSRNQSFWEGSVPTVDSVMSNLK, from the coding sequence ATGGCTCAATATTCTGTCAAGCAGGTTTATAACAAGTTGGTGGGAGATAAACCTCATGTTCAATGGGATAAAGTGGTTTGGAACAGACTGAATGTGCCAAAGCATAGATTTATATGCTGGCTTGCAATGCAGGATAGGTTACAGACTACAGCCAAGTTAGCAAAAATAGGGGTGAGCACCTCTACTGATTGTTTAATTTGTAAGCAAGCTGCTGAAATTCATGAGCATCTGTTTTTCAGTTGTCAGTACAGCCAAATGTGTTTTCAAGACCTGGCAGCATGGCTTAACATTAGAAATGTCAATACTGGTCTGCACAATGTCATCAACACCATCAAGAGAGGGAAGCATTCCAAGTTCAGGAATCAAGTATGCTATGCAGGGGTGACAGCTCTGGTTTACTTGATTTGGAAAAGTAGGAATCAGAGTTTTTGGGAAGGGTCAGTTCCAACAGTTGATTCTGTTATGAGTAATCTGAAATGA